A stretch of the Filimonas lacunae genome encodes the following:
- a CDS encoding acyltransferase family protein, with amino-acid sequence MSNTNTPHQPARLLSLDALRGFDMFWIISGEHIVHALAKTTKHPFWLWLSSQLHHVVWNGFTFYDMIFPLFLFIAGVSMPYSMQSKMAKAGVASAAELPFAVKKKLVLSMLRRTCILVVLGMVVNGLLKFDGYENTRFASVLGRIGIAWFFAALIYLNTSFRAQIIWFAGLLLGYWAAMMWIPVPGFGAGVLTMEGSFESYVDRLLLPGKLHDGIHDPEGVLSTIPAIGTALLGMFTGRLLQLQKIPAMQKVFYLLGAALVLLLAGWCWGLVFPINKRLWTSSFVLYTGGWSVLFLSVFYLVIDVWGFTKWAFPFVLIGTNSIIIYLCAEGLVNFHTTADFLFEGLINYTPDAWQPVYTALSVTVVQLLLLYFLYRNKIFLKV; translated from the coding sequence ATGTCAAATACAAATACCCCCCATCAGCCCGCCCGGCTTCTTTCACTGGATGCCTTGCGGGGCTTTGATATGTTCTGGATCATCAGCGGTGAGCATATTGTTCATGCGCTTGCAAAAACAACTAAGCATCCATTCTGGCTGTGGCTATCCAGTCAGTTGCATCATGTGGTTTGGAACGGCTTTACGTTTTATGATATGATCTTTCCTTTATTCCTGTTTATTGCAGGAGTATCTATGCCTTATTCCATGCAGTCTAAAATGGCCAAGGCCGGAGTTGCTTCCGCTGCTGAACTGCCTTTTGCTGTTAAAAAGAAGCTGGTGCTGTCTATGTTGCGGCGTACCTGTATACTGGTGGTGCTGGGTATGGTAGTGAACGGGCTGCTAAAGTTTGATGGTTACGAAAACACGCGCTTTGCCAGTGTGCTGGGGCGTATAGGTATCGCGTGGTTCTTTGCGGCCCTTATCTATCTTAATACCAGCTTTCGGGCACAGATAATTTGGTTTGCAGGCTTGTTGCTGGGTTACTGGGCTGCTATGATGTGGATACCGGTTCCGGGCTTTGGGGCAGGCGTGTTAACCATGGAAGGTTCTTTTGAATCGTATGTGGATAGGTTGTTGTTGCCGGGCAAACTGCACGATGGCATACACGATCCGGAAGGTGTGTTGTCTACCATTCCTGCTATAGGCACTGCGTTGTTAGGTATGTTCACTGGCCGGCTGCTACAGCTGCAAAAGATACCTGCCATGCAAAAAGTGTTTTACCTGTTAGGGGCAGCCCTGGTGTTGTTGCTGGCAGGCTGGTGTTGGGGGCTGGTGTTTCCTATTAACAAAAGGTTATGGACAAGCTCTTTTGTATTGTACACCGGTGGCTGGAGTGTGTTGTTCTTATCTGTTTTTTACCTGGTAATAGATGTATGGGGTTTTACTAAATGGGCTTTCCCTTTTGTGTTGATAGGAACTAACTCTATTATTATATATCTCTGTGCCGAAGGGTTGGTAAATTTTCATACCACGGCCGACTTCCTTTTTGAAGGCCTTATTAATTATACACCCGATGCATGGCAGCCGGTTTATACTGCCCTATCGGTAACTGTTGTGCAGTTATTGCTATTGTATTTCTTATACCGCAATAAAATATTTTTAAAAGTGTAA